Proteins found in one Bacteroidota bacterium genomic segment:
- a CDS encoding Zn-dependent hydrolase — protein MKKYFLLAFSAFLILGFSGCKNKAKKASKEEEVTKADTNMVAKVNEYKKVKLTTDLSVLSEKQKQMLPILFKIADIMDEIFWIEAYGNKTELLESIEDEATKKFVEINYGPWSKLDNNEPFISDVGEKPKGANFYPADITQKEFDAFEDELKNSQYTLLRRDEDGNLMSVPYHEVFREKIEEASQLLMEASEFAENEAFREYLIQRSEALRTDEYQPSDFAWLAMKDNIIDFVVGPIENYEDELFNIKAAHESFILIKDMDWSNKLKKYIAYLPELQETLPVDKKYKSNMPGTSGNQLNAYDVIYYAGDCNKASKTIAINLPNDPIVRQEAGSRKLMLKNAMKAKFDNILLPISNVLIDESQRKNVKFDAFFANTMFHEVGHGLGVDYLVNNPDIKVRDALKSYYTAIEEGKADIVGLHLITYLYGKGELDNIDLMDYYVTFFASVFRSARFGSASSHGKANMMRFYFFEENNAFTRDEETGTYTINFDNMKEAVKVLAEKIITIQGDGNYEVAKAWVEKDGKIKDQLQADLDRLADKNIPRDIIFEQGYEVLIQE, from the coding sequence ATGAAAAAATATTTTTTATTAGCATTCTCAGCCTTCTTAATTCTCGGTTTTTCTGGTTGTAAAAATAAAGCCAAAAAAGCAAGTAAAGAAGAAGAAGTAACAAAAGCAGATACAAATATGGTAGCAAAAGTAAATGAATACAAAAAAGTAAAACTTACAACAGATTTATCAGTTTTGTCAGAAAAGCAAAAACAAATGTTACCAATTCTTTTTAAGATTGCAGATATTATGGATGAGATTTTTTGGATAGAAGCTTATGGAAATAAAACAGAACTACTGGAAAGTATAGAAGATGAAGCAACAAAGAAATTTGTTGAAATAAATTATGGACCTTGGTCAAAACTTGATAACAATGAACCATTTATATCTGATGTAGGAGAGAAACCAAAAGGAGCAAATTTTTATCCTGCCGATATTACTCAAAAAGAGTTTGATGCTTTTGAAGATGAATTAAAAAACAGCCAATATACACTGCTTAGAAGAGATGAAGATGGTAATTTAATGTCAGTTCCTTACCACGAAGTTTTTAGAGAAAAAATTGAAGAAGCATCACAATTATTAATGGAAGCATCGGAGTTTGCAGAAAATGAAGCTTTTAGAGAATACCTTATACAAAGATCAGAAGCATTGCGTACAGATGAATATCAACCAAGCGATTTTGCATGGCTTGCAATGAAAGATAATATTATTGATTTTGTGGTAGGACCAATTGAAAATTATGAAGATGAATTATTCAACATCAAAGCAGCACACGAATCATTTATTCTTATAAAAGATATGGATTGGAGTAATAAACTAAAAAAATATATTGCATACTTACCTGAATTACAAGAAACTTTACCCGTTGATAAAAAATACAAAAGTAATATGCCGGGAACTTCAGGCAATCAACTTAATGCTTACGATGTAATTTATTATGCAGGAGATTGTAATAAAGCAAGTAAAACAATTGCAATAAATCTTCCTAATGACCCTATTGTACGTCAAGAAGCAGGCTCAAGAAAACTTATGCTCAAAAATGCTATGAAAGCTAAATTTGATAATATTCTTCTTCCTATTTCTAATGTACTTATTGATGAATCTCAAAGAAAGAATGTTAAGTTTGACGCTTTTTTTGCAAACACTATGTTCCATGAGGTAGGTCACGGTCTTGGAGTTGATTATCTTGTTAATAATCCTGACATAAAAGTTAGAGATGCACTAAAGAGTTATTACACAGCCATTGAAGAAGGAAAAGCAGATATTGTTGGATTGCATCTTATTACATATTTATATGGCAAAGGAGAACTTGATAACATTGATTTAATGGATTATTATGTAACATTTTTTGCAAGTGTTTTCAGGTCAGCACGTTTTGGCTCAGCAAGTTCACATGGAAAAGCAAACATGATGCGCTTTTATTTCTTTGAAGAAAATAATGCATTTACAAGAGACGAAGAAACAGGCACATACACCATTAATTTTGATAATATGAAAGAAGCTGTAAAAGTACTTGCCGAAAAAATTATTACAATACAAGGAGATGGTAATTATGAAGTAGCAAAAGCATGGGTAGAAAAAGATGGTAAAATAAAAGACCAATTACAAGCTGATTTAGATCGTCTTGCTGACAAAAATATTCCAAGGGATATTATTTTTGAACAAGGCTATGAAGTGTTGATACAAGAATAA